The sequence below is a genomic window from Rhinolophus sinicus isolate RSC01 chromosome X, ASM3656204v1, whole genome shotgun sequence.
GGCAAGAAAACAATTTGACCTTAAGAATGCAgtttaaacagacatttctacAGTCAAATTTGGAGACAGCAATTATTTCCCCCTATTTCCAAAAACTTTATCTTCAGCCATGAACACTTATGCCCTGGATGATAATCCTGAAGGCACTTTCACTCATGCTGTCACATTAGTATCAACTGTAAATAGCAATGTGTGATGGGATGCACATAGAATGCCAGTTGTCCACAATTCCTCCTCATGCAAAATGTTTCTCAGATTTAGAAAGACTCAGATATGCTTCAAACAACTGCCTCAGGAATCTGGGTGGAGatttttaatagatttaataTATGAACCAGATTTACATAGACTATGAACTTGCctttaatatataatgaaaaagacagagaacTGTTCTATATCTGATTTTTATCCCAAAAACTCTTctcaatgtaaaattaaaatgattaaacaaattataggtgaaaatgctttccttttttccccataaacTTCTGCTTAGAAGAGAGAACACTatagaattcatttatttcaaagcaatggtaacttaaaaaaatttttgatctAATAAAAAGGTGACCATAGTTTAGAATATTTATACTGCAATCATCCCGAAATGGCTGGTAAGTGTAGAGAGGaggttattttgaaaataattacttttaacaaCTCAATTCTAACTATAAtcttagagaaaatatatataaatgaattggAATGTGGACATTAAATAGTTacataaatggataaaatattgaTCTGATTCAGTAATAATACTGTGGGAATTATTCTATTCAGTAATAATACTGTGGGAATCATTCCCTtagatttgttgtttttctgaatacagtattttcagtaaagcaatatttttaaatgagaaaaataaaaacagaaattaatttaaaagttcatTGTTAATTAAGCTTACCAGGaaagatgtttataaaaattacGTTCATTGActctactccctatgctgtactccacatcctgtcaatggaattgtaacagctgtatagaATGTCAGAGGTGTAGTAAATTGGGAGAGGGGAGTTATCATTTTGtaggggtgtaaatgtctcactattatattgttttattcacctgaaactaataaaacaaaacaaaacaaaattatgttcAAAATACAATAAACTAAGCAGGTGTTTGCTAGTGTTTCTACATGTTGGTCACTGTAGTCATGTTGTAAGACCAGTTTTTATTAGTCTATCTccataatatttttttgtttttatttgatttttctcagtATCTGTGTCTGAGAAGCATAAGAgttcaataaaaaaatactaattatttcaataaataatgaatgtaaattgTCATCATTAGTGAACAATATAGtctaatagaaaatgtaaaaaaaaaacgcCGAAACATCACATGAATTTAGCCAATTATTCTAAGAATTTCTTCTTAAGACAACACACTTTGAGGTGATGTCCTtgtcttgactttttttttccaggattttttctaGCCTAATAGTACTGATATATGTTttgtctggattttctttttgagGGGAGGTTTTTTTAGAAGGGGCTGCATAAGGAATTATGTTATAGACATTGGCAATTTTCCCAAAACAGGGCAACATTCCTCTCCAAAACAGTTTCTCACAAACTCTAAAGAAATCTTAGGAAACCACTGAATTGAGTCTAATCTCATAGCATTATTCCCTGCAATGCTTTAAAGTTGACACCTCATGTTGAAATTAGTAAATTGTGCAAAGTGCCtatatgtttatgtgtttgtttcagCTGAGAACATTAAGTACATATTTTGCATTAATTCTGCAGCTTTTATCTGTTTAAGATTTTGTACTTTGTTATTATGGAAGCAGCACATCTTCAACATTTTGTGGCACTAACTACCATTAAAAGTCATTTTATGACTCTCCAATCATTAAAACCTCAGTATTACTACAGTAGTGAAAAGAACTCTGCCTACTACCTGGGGATAATGCTACCATTATGCTAGAGTTTAATGGAGTAAGGATAAAGGCCAAACATAACATGACCCTGTGTTTTATTCGACCCTGTGATCATTtagcactggactgggagtccAGCACAGCTGTCAATTCTGACTTTCTAATGCACTCAGGAAAAGTATGCAACCAATATCCTGTTTCCTAAGCAGAAATTATTTAGGGAattagttaaaacaaacaaacaaacaaacaaaacaaaacaaaaaaaaacttgagtTCTTTCTGCCTAAGTCGTCACCTCCAATGATTTTGGGATCAGCGGCCtaaaggtaatattttaaaataataaataaaatttcaaaaataagaaaataaaaaatctaaaaaccattttaattttttttttttttttttttcaaatcttggCACAGAGAAGCGGGAAGTTACTTAGCACGGTTCCGGGTTTTCTCGCGCCCCGCCCTACCACAGCTACAGGCTTTTCGTCCCTGGGTCGGTCTGTCTTGCGGAGAGCAATCCCTGTCCATCCGACTGCGCTCTGCCCGCCCGCCGCGCATCTGCCCTTCTCTTCTGACTCCGCCCCGCATCTGTCCGGAACCGCCTCGCGTCTGAGCTGACCCAGTGCGCGTCTGCCAGTCAGTCCCTCCGGACCCGCCGCGAGTCTCAGGCTGCCGAAATCACCTCGCGTCACTCGGTCCGTACCCAGTGGGCATCTTGGGTATCTGGGCGGTCTCCGGTCCCCcgcgcgtgtgtgtgtctgtctgtctctctgtctgatCCGCCGCCTGCAGCCTGCCTGCCGGCCCAGCGCACCAagtgcccagtctgcccttttgCTGACGTTGAGTGTGTGTAGCGGCCTTAGTTAGCTGGGAGCCCGCCTGAGACCCGCCAGGCAGCCAGCGGAGGAATACACGTTCGGCTCCTGCCCTTGTTGATGTAATTTTAAACCAACAGGAGCTCGAGGCCTATATTTATGCAGAAAACGGGTCGCGAGGCCTCAGCCTGCAATGCTAGATGTGGGGAGCCAGCCAGCTGCTTGATGATTCCTTACCATTTAACAGGGAAAGGGAAATATCTTTCCCACTAGCTtttgaaactgattttaaatcTGAATGGGTGGAAATTTTAAGTCCCTTGGGTAGAATAGATTCCTTAATGGGGTGCCTTTTTGTCTGATGCGTTTGTTCTGAGCCTGCTGACCAGGTGTTTCTGAACTTCATTTTCTCAGCCTCAACAGGGTTTCTGAGTCTGCTTTTAGCTTCCTTCGCCTTGGCTTTTTTTCTGTTCGTGAACAGTTGCTTGGCCCATAGCTTAGAGAaagcagcctttttttctctcccaagaGAGCCTCTTCCCTGTGCTCAGAGAGATGGGGAGTGGGGAACCTAATCCTGctggcaagaaaaagaagtaccTCAAGGCTGCCCTGTATGTGGGTGACTTGGACCCAGATGTCACCGAGGACATGCTATATAAAAAGTTCAGGCCTGCTGGCCCTCTACGCTTCACGCGAATCTGTCGTGACCCGGTGACCCGCAGCCCCCTGGGCTATGGCTATGTTAACTTCCGCTTTCCTGCGGATGCTGAGTGGGCCCTGAACACCATGAATTTTGATTTGATTAATGGCAAACCATTCCGCCTCATGTGGTCTCAGCCAGATGACCGCTTAAGAAAGTCTGGAGTTGGAAATATATTCATCAAAAATCTGGACAAATCCATAGACAATAGggcccttttttatttattttctgcttttgggAACATTCTCTCCTGCAAAGTTGTATGTGATGACAATGGCTCTAAGGGTTATGCCTATGTGCACTTTGACAGCCTGGCGGCTGCCAATAGAGCCATCTGGCACATGAACGGAGTGCGGCTCAACAACCGCCAGGTGTATGTTGGCCGATTCAAATTTCCGGAAGAGCGGGCAGCTGAAGTCAGAACCAGGGATAGAGCAACTTTCACCaatgtttttgttaaaaacttTGGAGATGAAAtgaatgatgaaaaactgaaggacATTTTCAGTGAGTATGGGCCAACTGAGAGTGTTAAGGTAATAAGAGATGCCAGTGGGAAATCTAAAGGCTTTGGATTTGTAAGATATGAGACACACGAGGCTGCCCAAAAGGCTGTGATGGACCTGCATGGAAAGTCCATCGATGGGAAAGTCCTATATGTAGGGAGAGCACAGAAGAAAATTGAACGTCTGGCTGAATTAAGGCGAAGATTTGAACGGctgagattaaaagaaaaaagtcggCCTCCAGGGGTGCCTATCTATATTAAGAACCTGGATGAGACCAtcaatgatgaaaaactgaaggaggaattttcttcctttggatCAATTAGCCGGGCCAAAGTGATGGTGGAAGTGGGGCAAGGCAAAGGGTTTGGTGTTGTCTGCTTCTCCTCTTTTGAAGAGGCTACCAAAGCAGTGGATGAGATGAATGGTCGCATAATGGGCTCCAAGCCCCTGCATGTCACCCTGGGCCAGGCCAGGCACAGGTGGTGAGAGTAAGAATGCTCAGTTTGTGTCAGCCTTAAGCTGGTGCCTACTTAGTTTGGGCTACTTtgtgataaaatgttattttatgccAATTCACaggttttttttaagtgaatattttcttttgaaaaaaatgtgaaactaGAAATCCTTGTTCATTTTAgtgaaaaacataatttctaattgtaaaactgtcattttgtactattttttgATATAATATTCTTAGGAATATGGAGAATAAAGTTTATTCctccacacatttttttttctaaatgggtCAAGGTGAGATAGTTGATTGagtatattttcttccttatttcagTAATACTACTAAATTTGATTTCTTCAacgaaaatatttccaaaatggtCCTTACTTCTGACTATATCACAGTGGAAAAGTCTAACTTGCTTTTTGAGAAATCAATAGTGCAGGGGAAAATGGATGTGATTCCAGTTGTCATTTGTGCATAATTTCACTTTAAATTATTacttaatataaatgaatattctttttaaaagatgtgagcttttttcttccctttatttatttatattatttgccttttaaaatatatatattttgggtgTATCACACACTTAACAGTGGCTTTAACTAAGTGTTTGGAGTTTTCTTTAACTTCATACCCAGAGAAATAAGCATATTGATGTTTTCTCAATCAGTACCTTAGTAAACTAACACTTCaggtattaattatttaaattattaatttcatctTAAAAACCTTTCCTGAGAACTTTGATATTTGAGGACAGTCGAAGGAGCATTCTTACCACTCATTTTTTCTAAGGTCCTTTGTATGTATACTTGGATAATGTTAAATTAACAAGAAAGATGAATAACTGCACTGAATTGCCTTTACATATAGATAATTTTAAGATTCTACCTTCAGCTATTATTTTGTCAGTATGAAAGGTAAATAATACATATAAGGATGTTTAAAAAAACTACTTTAAAGAACATCTTCTATTAAACTTGTCATTACCACTTGTAAATTGTTGAATATGTCCATGTGATAATATTCACGCATGTTttgaagttaagaaaaaaattgtcactCTTGAATAAATCACATGCCTCCTCTATCACGAGAGCTATTAATCCATTACAGATC
It includes:
- the LOC109437901 gene encoding polyadenylate-binding protein 5, with translation MGSGEPNPAGKKKKYLKAALYVGDLDPDVTEDMLYKKFRPAGPLRFTRICRDPVTRSPLGYGYVNFRFPADAEWALNTMNFDLINGKPFRLMWSQPDDRLRKSGVGNIFIKNLDKSIDNRALFYLFSAFGNILSCKVVCDDNGSKGYAYVHFDSLAAANRAIWHMNGVRLNNRQVYVGRFKFPEERAAEVRTRDRATFTNVFVKNFGDEMNDEKLKDIFSEYGPTESVKVIRDASGKSKGFGFVRYETHEAAQKAVMDLHGKSIDGKVLYVGRAQKKIERLAELRRRFERLRLKEKSRPPGVPIYIKNLDETINDEKLKEEFSSFGSISRAKVMVEVGQGKGFGVVCFSSFEEATKAVDEMNGRIMGSKPLHVTLGQARHRW